TAACAATAACATACCTCGTAGGCTTTTGATATGgcaacaaatttattttctgcATCAGGATCATCATTTTTATCTGGGTGCCTAcaagaaaaacatttattaaaaagtTTATTTACACCAATCTCTTTCTTGTAGCAATATTTaaattaccgtatttattcgaaaaGGTGAGGGGAGCTTTAATCGGGGATGGcatttattcaaagcggggtgcatttattcaaataatacggtacattaatttgcataattttagataattgtttaaaaataaaccaaataaaaatattctgtATAATTCAAGTCACTTTAAGGACTGTAGATGTTTGAACAATTGCCATATGGTGAGAATTGTATTATCAGTATTGCATCTTATCTTATTGGTACATTAGACTGTAGAgcatttatattattcataacCTCTGATAGATTATgcaggtacagtacagtaatacagtcaactctcccaagaAAGGGACACCATTGGACTGGGCTATGTCTGGCGTTCTGATAACTGAAACCTAAAAAAGGGGAAGCTTTTATTTTTGGGAGAGAGTCCAAGTTTGAGAGAGTTGACTGTTATTTCTAACACGATAATTCAATTATTACagcttttactttttttttaaattgaatggTGAGttgattaaatatataaattttattacacaaatcacattataattatatttcattaaataataaaataataggcctaggcctagctaaattACAAAATTGCAGGTCAATATATAATACACTTACCATTCTCGAGCAAGTGATTTGTACGCACGTTTTATATCTTTCAGGCTAGCAGTCCGGCGAACGCCCAGAACATTATAGGGGTTGGGTGTTTCTTCTGCCGCGGCAATAGTTGAGCTGCTTTGGCGTTCGTCGGTTCTGAGCTCGAGGCCTACAAATAGAACTTGATATAACGCTAAATGGAGAAAAGTTAAACTAAGTCGAGCCATTTAGTTATATACATTTACTATTTCATTAACTATAGAACGGAAAACATGCTTCACGAAGTGGATAAATATAGAACAaaagcatttatttattatgaatatatTCGTGCTGCGCTGCCTACTGAAATTTCTTCGAAGACTGAACAAAATCTTTTCTCAGATCATCTAAACaataatgtcgccctctataaaTCGTAAACAATCTTCTTTTTCAATTGATCCCCCCGCCGTGTGATGAAAACACAATCCAACTGGCTGACGCTAGCTCGTACCTAGCTGCCTCCTGGGTAGTTGTGCAACTTCCTCATAATAGGCCTAGGAATTGCTGGTAGGTACATATCCTAATTGTTTtctcaataatattaattatatattactaGATACTGTACTGGCTCCTATTTTACAGtctctttttaatttaattgagaGTAAGAAAGAATTAAACTTGATTATAAAGAGTATCAATTTCTATTTGGtgtatttaattgatttattttagtaTAGAATActccttaaataataatatggctgGAAATGGAGGACAACACCATGAACTATATGGTGGTGCAATGACTGTAATGCTACCTGTAAATTTTGAAGATGTTAGGTGAGTATTAAGCCTGTCACGCCAAATGAGGTGCCACTGCCAAATAATGTAACCGCACTTAATTTGGCGTCTATAGACGCCAAATTAAGTACTATTGCAAtatttgctcccaaacccttcccaccACCATGCGTCCCGCatgctatttgcgataaaccttattaatTAGCCACAGTACAAAATGTTGGCATGATACTGTTCTATACAAATTGGTCATTTGTACAGAGCAGGTCCTGCTGTATTGACATCGCTTTTGTGCTAACAACAATAACCAGGTTTCACTTCAAAATGTTCACGTCGTATACGAACACAGTTCCGAAATTTGTaaatttttctaaatttgtttttttctgtaattGTGTTCTAGTCAAATTCGCCAGGTACCTGACAATCAAGAAGTATTTTCACACCCATCAACGGATCAAAGCATCATCATAGAGCTACTAGAATACCAACAAATAACAGATGACTTGGCTGCCAAGTAAGTGCACTGTACAAAATAGTACTGGCACAGTTCACAGAAAACTCTGcgtataatgtattattttctaTCTGCATCTGATCGACTGCATTGTAAAGTTTTCTATCAGCACAGGCCGGAAATAAGACGTACAGGCAGCTGATAGAAAACAAGGCATTATGCGTCAATAGCCTCAACACCAAATATTGACTATCGGCACGACAGAAAAGTTGATATTAATGTACACGCATGGTCGACCAAACCTTTAAAATGCCCTGTTAACTATCCAGCCATAACATACAGTAAACTCACCCAAATtactaataaattaattaattcactTGATAATTAACCATACTTGTGTGGTTTATTTGCAGGTATCATTTTCAGGAAATGGCTGGCAGTAATGAAGCAACAAGTTTTGAAGTAACATCAGAAGAACAAGTGTCAACCAGTGAAGTCACAATGCACCAGTAAGTCACAATTTAAGTCACAATTTAAGTCAAAATGCACCAGTAAGTCACATTTTAAGTCACAATACACCATTAAGTTACATTGCACCAGTGACAATTTAAGTCACAATGCCCAACAGTAAGTCACAATGCCCAACAGTAAGTCACAATACCCAACAGTAAGTCACAATGCCCAACAGTAAGTCACAATACCCAACAGTAAGTCACAATTTAAGTCACAATGCCCAACAGTAAGTCACAATGCCCAACAGTAAGTCACAATGCCCAACAGTAAGTCACAATACCCAACAGTAAGTCACAATACCCAACAGTGAGTCACAATGCCCAACAGTAAGTCACAATGCCCAACAGTAAGTCACAATGCCCAACAGTAAGTCACAATGCCCAACAGTAAGTCACAATACCCAACAGTGAGTCACAATGCCCAACAGTAAGTCACAATGCCCAACAGTAAGTCACAATACCCAACAGTAAGTCACAATACCCAACAGTAAGTCACAATGCCCAACAGTAAGTCACAATACCCAACAGTAAGTCACAATGCCCAACAGTAAGTCACAATGCCCAACAGTAAGTCACAATGCCCAACAGTAAGTCACAATGCCCAACAGTAAGTCACAATACCCAACAGTGAGTCACAATGCCCAACAGTAAGTCACAATGCCCAACAGTAAGTCACAATACCCAACAGTAAGTCACAATACCCAACAGTAAGTCACAATGCCCAACAGTAAGTCACAATACCCAACAGTGAGTCACAATACCCAACAGTAAGTCACAATGCCCAACAGTAAGTCACAATGCCCAACAGTAAGTCACAATACCCAACAGTAAGTCACAATGCCCAACAGTAAGTCACAATGCCCAACAGTAAGTCACAATACCCAACAGTGAGTCGCAATGCCCAACAGTAAGTCACAATGCCCAACAGTAAGTCACAATACCCAACAGTGAGTCACAATGCCCAACAGTAAGTCACAATGCCCAACAGTAAGTCACAATACCCAACAGTAAGTCACAATACCCAACAGTGAGTCACAATGCCCAACAGTGAGTCACAATGCCCAACAGTAAGCCACAATTTAAGTCACAATACCCAACAGTGAGTCACAATGCCCAACAGTGAGTCACAATGCCCAACAGTAAGTCACAATTTAAGTCACAATGCCCAACAGTAAGTCACAATGCCCAACAGTGAGTCACAATGCCCAACAGTAAGCCACAATTTAAGTCACAATACCCAACAGTGAGTCACAATGCCCAACAGTAAGTCACAATGCCCAACAGTAAGCCACAATTTAAGTCACAATGCCCAACAGTAAGTCACAATGCCCAACAGTAAGTCACAATGCCCAACAGTAAGCCACAATTTAAGTCACAATGCCCAACAGTAAGTCACAATGCCCAACAGTAAGTCACAATGCCCAACAGTAAGTCACAATGCCCAACAGTAAGCTACAATTTAAGTCACAATACTCAACAGTGAGTCACAATGCCCAACAGTGAGTCACAATGCCCAACAGTAAGCCACAATTTAAGTCACAATGCCCAACAGTAAGTCACAATGCCCAACAGTAAGTCACAATGCCCAACAGTAAGTCACAATGCCCAACAGTAAGTCACAATGCCCAACAGTAAGTCACAATTTAAGTCACAATGCCCAACAGTAAGTCTCAGTTTAAGTAACATTGCCCAACAGTAAGTCACATtgattcagattcagataatatttatttagataataatgaatgaatatatacaaaatagaaaaaagatattaaagtgaacatagataaagcagtaattggtagtcattattatcatggatcccttctagaagttaaaaacttgtctcgtagggacccataacaaaacacattactaaaaaaaataaaaataacctagaatatataattatataatttaggataaaaaattacagtataataacataactaacatcttctttataaaaattatttaaattatatttcaatagtttcatgataattataaatgaaataactaccgatattggtaaataaaaaaaaaatatgtatacataaattataattccagtatatatatagtatatactatatatacattatatatagtatagattaaagattgcaataataaacaacaactaatattttgtgtaagacataaatagtatatgagtataaataatgataataagcatattaactaagcagtataatatttagatatataatgattctttaacttttttcggaaagtaaataatgatattgacgttttgatatttggtgggatatgattccacaaattaggacctgatatagttataaaaaatttagtttttgtaagtctagcaaaaggaatgtttaaatgagaagttcttaaattgtaattgtgaaatTTGGTACGTTTACAGAGCATATCAATCATAGAAATAGgaagttggtttttaaaataattaaacataaaactggcaacttgaacattgtggatatccgttaattttaatataccaaGACGTTTAAAAAGGGGTTCAGATGAGGTTCTATATGGtgaaaaagtaataattctagctgcacgtttttgtaatttagttaATCTAGCAATATTAGAAGAGTAATCTGCAgcccaaataatgttacaatactgGAAATAAGGAAGTACAAGTGTGTtataaagagaaattaaaatatttagagggaagaagtgcttaagtctgttaataatactaatagatcttgatatttttttcgaaacgtaattttgatgactggtccatttgaggttttcatgaatatataCACCTAAAAAAAGTGTTTCAGTTTTGCGTTCCAAACAGTAAGTCACAATGCCCAACAGTAAGTCACATTGCCTACAGTAAGTCACAATTTACAAGATCCTTTTTGTAAGTTAAATGTTATCACTATTTTTTCATTCATCTACAGATGCTCTAGCATTTGGTTGCTACATGGAAAACAGATGGTGTCAAAGTTCAATGAAGAGGTAGCGATATTcttattacagtacagtactctAAAGCCTCTTTCTCACAGGCATCCCAAAATGACAGTATAGAATAAGAGATGCCTGACAAATTCACACCAAAGACATTGTGATACACTTTACTGCACAAGGCATCACACATCAGACAGGAGATATATAACAGAAGAGAATATTCCAATAATATTACTTGGTCTTGAGCAGGTATGGATGCCTCCTTGACCCGTTCTAAAAACCCATACCATCGTGGCATTAGTGTATTTCCCGTATATCCCTGGAACAAGTACAATTTTGTGAGAAAGAGGCTTTATCTAAACATTGCAAAAATTTaacttaaataatatttgttttgccCATAGATTAGTAGTACAGTAATTAGTTGTGAATAttctaaattttgtattttcaggctaaaaatgtgttaaatgtgAATATAGCCTTATTTCGTCTACCTCAGTATACAACAGATGTTCTTGTGACCTTCAATGACCCTATGCAAATTAAGTAAGTCCAAAAAACACATTGATCATACATACATCGCTGTCATACTATTTCCCCTTCAATAATCTAGGTAGGCCCCTTACAAAGATCAAGTTGATATAGCCTAGCTTTACAAACATACCTTTCTGCTCCAAGTTTGACAATAACAACTACCTGATAATATCCTTTAGTCttgcattttttgtataataattaataataataataattaaataaatgattaatttaGTTCTGTGCATCGCTACACTTGCACACATGTTCTTGATTAAGTTGTCTGTAAGTTGACAAAAATATCTGCACTCTGATTGGCTGAATCTTCAGAAATTCATTCATGCatgaaaaaaatgataaatttgttttttaccATATTGTACAGACCCTTGTCCCCaccaaaaatgtttttaaaagagGTAGGGGTGGAGGTAGGAGTTGGGGATGAAACCACAATATTTTGAACTGATATATCTTGTTGTagatataattttattttattcaacctaaaatatttttatattactttttgtAGCCCTGATAGTAGCAGTAGCACAATGCCAACTGGACAGAGGAATGCCTGGACAATGATGCAATTTAAGACGGTCATCTGTACTCTGAACCTCATTGACCCTTCACTCTTTACATCTTGACTTAAACAGAATGGTCagaatgaagaaaaaaaatgtgatgtgtccaaatagaGGCGGAGGATGTACTCCAACATTAAGAAGATCGAAAGGTTGAATGTTCGAATCAAGTTGGCTACTATAATAGCTGGTTCAGAGATGTTGCATGAAACTTCTGATCATATAGGCTTACTATTATAGGCATGCACAAATAACAATTTACTAACATTTCTAAAAGTTATCAGGGGCGGATCCAAGGGAGGCTCCAAGGGAGGCCCAGTCGGCCCGGGCCCCCAATTCTAATGCTAAAGATAAGACATCAAATTAACCTCAGCCCTTCAACTCGCTATTTTTAGGCCCTCTGCCCCACCTATTTCAAAATCTTGGATCCGCCAATGTTTATTAGAGGTGCGTTGCGCTATTTATTCTAGCAACTAATTGGATGTAATATGTATTGAGACAGAAACAACCttctaaaaaacaaaattcagaCATAAAACGTaggtttgaaaaatattttaatcttaAACCAAAATTTTAAGGAGTTATTCAAAATTCGAGAGGTCGGAAGATTTGATGAAACATCGAGAGGCTCCTAGAGAAATCAGGAGGATTGGAACTTATGTCAAAACGTCAATGCAGTTGATTTTTGACACAATATTCTTACAAACCAAAGGAGAAGGCTAAAATAAGATTTAAATActggaaaacaataaaatatttatcaaatattaatacattggTCAGTGGGATTAATACAAAACATCTTTGggacaaagtgtctccttaataggggtatcccACTGTTCAGCTGTTTTAATGTACGTTTTTCTATTTTATGCAGagaaataaatacaatcaaaaaataaacaatatcttGGAATCGTTATGTTGTTGAAGCTTACAAATAAAGAGGTTATAACCAAGTAGAGAGTGAACTAGTTCATTGCCAATGGTAAAATAATGTCTTGGTATAATATATCCTATATTTTCATGAGGATCATATAAAGCtctctacactattaaactggtttgacaaaaaaatgtgatgttcctaaatatggtagtaatatgacatcatcgtatccatatatgggcatagcATTTTTGTCACcattttttatagtgtagacatagcctAAGAACGCATTCTCGCGTTAATACGCTGGTGTAATGGTGTGTGACTGAATAGTGAGCGTGACTTCACATTGGCATGTCTGATTAGAGTTCAGACTCTAGTTAGTTATGTAACCTCTTTGACAGATAAATGTACTTATAGACACATAATGGTTTTACATCATTAATATCTGTTATCAGTTTTTTATCACACACAGTATGGTTTCACAGTGGAATAATGTGTTTTTATGACCTTGAAAGTGATTTCTTTTTTACTATTTTGTAAAGACATATTTACCAAAAATCAAGGTCTTGTAAATTGACAACACTTTCAAAAAATCATCTGCCTAAAATTGTTGggaaatttaaatgaaataataaaaaaaaaaatgttttaaagataACAATAGCCTCTTATTTCAGATGGAGCAAATAACTTTataattattgcattttaaaatgGCGGTATTTGAGCCCTA
This is a stretch of genomic DNA from Antedon mediterranea chromosome 3, ecAntMedi1.1, whole genome shotgun sequence. It encodes these proteins:
- the LOC140045204 gene encoding ran guanine nucleotide release factor-like — protein: MAGNGGQHHELYGGAMTVMLPVNFEDVSQIRQVPDNQEVFSHPSTDQSIIIELLEYQQITDDLAAKYHFQEMAGSNEATSFEVTSEEQVSTSEVTMHQCSSIWLLHGKQMVSKFNEEAKNVLNVNIALFRLPQYTTDVLVTFNDPMQINPDSSSSTMPTGQRNAWTMMQFKTVICTLNLIDPSLFTS